The Amycolatopsis nigrescens CSC17Ta-90 genomic interval ATGCTAGCGCCCAACCTCGGCGTGCTGGTCGCGGCCAGGGTCGTGCTGGGATTCGGGACCTGCGCGGGATACCCGTCCGCGATGTACCTGATTCGCGCCGAGGCCAAGCGCACCGGGCAGGACACCCCGGCCGCGGTGCTCACCGCGGTCGCGGTCGCCACGCAGACGATCGCCGTCATCGGCCCCGGCCTCGGCGGCCTGCTCATCGAGCTGGGCGGCTGGCGCACCACGTTCGCGCTCAACCTCCCGCTCGCGGCCATCGGGCTGGTCCTGGGCGCGCTGCGGCTGCCGAAGACCGCGCCGCTGGGCGGTGGTGACGACCGCGGGCTGGACCTGCCGGGGATGGCGCTGTTCGCGGTCACCCTGGTGTCGCTGTTGCTGTTCCTGATGAACCTGGGTGCCGGGCTTTGGTACCTGCTCGCGATCGCGGTGGTCGCCGGTGCTGTCTTCGTGCTGCGGGAACTGCGGGCGTCGTCCCCCTTCATCGACCTGCGGCTGTTGGGCGGCAACCTGCCCCTGGTCCTGACCTATGTGCGGGCGTTGCTCTCCTTCGTCGCCGCCTATTCGTTCCTTTACGGCTATACCCGGTGGATGGAGGAGGGGCGCGGGCTGTCCGCGGCACAGGCGGGGGGCGCCCAGCTGCCGCTGTTCGCCGTCGGCATCCTGGCCTCGGTGCTCACCGGGCGGCACAAGGAAGTGCGCGCCAAGCTGACGGTCGGTGCGGCGGGGCAGATCGTCGCCTGCGCACTGCTGCTCACGCTCGGCCCCGGCAGCCCGTTCTGGCTGCTGCTGTCCGTCGCCGTCGTGTTCGGTGTGCCGCAGGGACTGAACAACCTCGCGCTGCAGAACTCCGTGTACCACCAGGCTGTTCCGGAGCGACTCGGCTCCTCGGCCGGGTTGCTGCGCACCGCCGGCTACCTTGGTGCGGTCATCGCCTCCGCCGCCAACGGTGCTTTTCTCTCGCACGGCGCCGACACACCAGGGCTGCACCACCTGAGCTGGTTCATGCTCGGCACCGCGGTCGTGTTCCTGGTGACCACCGTGGCCGACCGCAGCCTCAGCCGGGTGGGCGCCGCGAAGGAAACCGCCGGCACCTCGGCCAGTGGATGAGGGCGTTCACCGGAGGTCGACCGGCAGCTTCACGAAGCCGTTGGCGAGCGTGTTGTCGATGTGCTCGAGAGCGGCGGCCGGCACGGCGAGGCGAGCGTGCGGAAAGCGGGAGGTCAGCTGCCCGAGCGCGATCTGGGTCTCCATCCGGCCGAGCGTGGCGCCGAGGCAGTAGTGCGACCCGTGGCCGAAACTCAGGTGCCCGCGAGTATCGCGGTACAGGTCGAAATGGTCGGCGCGGTCGAACTTTGCTTCGTCTCGGTTCGCCGCGGACAGGGAGATCAGCACTATCGCTCCGGCGGGGATCGTCACCTCTCCGTAGGTCACCGGTTCGGTCGCTATCCGGTGCGTGGCGCACCGCACTGACGTATCGAAACGCAGGACCTCCTCCACCGCGTCGGGGATCAGCTCCGGCTTGTTCCTCAGCAATTGCCACCGGTCCTGATCCTCGAGCATCAGCCGGACCGCGTTCCCGATCAGGTTCATGGTGGTCTCATGCCCGGCGATGAACAGGAGGTACACCGTGCCCATCAGTTCCCGGTCG includes:
- a CDS encoding MFS transporter produces the protein MIRRRKDSGEGFDRRLLAPMMVGSMLNPVNSSIISVALVPIGVAFGASPSETAWLISGLYLATAIGQPVVGRLIDLHGPRRLYLIGAALTGLAGVIGMLAPNLGVLVAARVVLGFGTCAGYPSAMYLIRAEAKRTGQDTPAAVLTAVAVATQTIAVIGPGLGGLLIELGGWRTTFALNLPLAAIGLVLGALRLPKTAPLGGGDDRGLDLPGMALFAVTLVSLLLFLMNLGAGLWYLLAIAVVAGAVFVLRELRASSPFIDLRLLGGNLPLVLTYVRALLSFVAAYSFLYGYTRWMEEGRGLSAAQAGGAQLPLFAVGILASVLTGRHKEVRAKLTVGAAGQIVACALLLTLGPGSPFWLLLSVAVVFGVPQGLNNLALQNSVYHQAVPERLGSSAGLLRTAGYLGAVIASAANGAFLSHGADTPGLHHLSWFMLGTAVVFLVTTVADRSLSRVGAAKETAGTSASG